The Lathyrus oleraceus cultivar Zhongwan6 chromosome 5, CAAS_Psat_ZW6_1.0, whole genome shotgun sequence genome includes the window CTGAAGAATAGAGAACAAGCAACGAAGAGCAAGTCGTTGGGAACCCATAAAGTTATAGACTCTGAAGAATGAAGATCAAAGCCAAAAAATGAAGATTTTAAAACCCATAAGACTACATTGGTTCTTGTCGAAATCACAAAGAAAGGAAGAAGGTCGATAGCACTCAAAAGTGAAAAAAGACAAAAAAGAGAAAACCAATTTCGCTCTCTCTATTTATAGACATAGAGAGCACCAAGATCTACGACAGAAAAGCCAATGAGAACcaaaatacatgatcaatggtcaAGAATAAACCATGATCTCGTAACGACACTCAATTTCACATAAGTACTATAAGTGTGTCGCCTCCCTACCCTAGGCGCGTGAAGTCACATGGTGGATTTTCCCAAGACGATGTTTCTATGACACGATTGACGTTAAATGTGTATACTCCCATTACCACCAACTCTAACTCAGCTTCTCAATGAAATTTTTCCTATCCCTGGAACATTTCCTTGACTGACATatttcttcaacataacaccCAATTAGACCGGTCTCAAAACTCCCTGCCAATATTCCTGGCTTCATCACAGACAACAAGGACCTGGGGGCAATTATTTTGGATTGGCCAAGTGCCTAATAAGACCGACCCGATCCATAGATTCAATCCAACCAAAAGCGCTTCTTCAGCTGGCGAACAAGTAGACATTCACACTAAAACACAACAATAAAGGAGTAACTTATGTGTCTCTTGTTGGATTAATCGGTGACAGTCCCCTATATAAGCGTGACTCAAATATTCATTCACTTTCACCCTTACAAATTCCACTTATGTCAATGATCACCGAAAATTTCTATCCCCATACCAGATATCCTTCTAAAGTCGACATCTTCAACCTACCATCATTTCCTTTTCCTCGATGGAATACCTTCTTCTTTTTTTGTTTATAAAGAAGAATATTTAAATTACTTTTATAAAAATTTATCTTTTAAAGTGTTAAACAAACAACATTAATTGCggaattaattttttttaatcaaaatgaACAAAAAAATTATCTCTTAAAATGTGAAACGAAGATATTGGAAATGAGCATTTTCTCCTACAAGAAGAGAGGTTAAAAGAATCTGTTTGCCATTTTTCTCTTAACCAGAATCCTTTGAAACCATGGAATGCCACATTCTTCCTACTCCCTCCATTCATATCTCTCACTGCACCTCAGTGTTTGGTTTTGTGTTTCATCACAAACATTTAGGTAAAATGTCGCTATGCATTCTTTCTTACCTTCACCAATTAACGGAATAATTGTTATTCATAAGCCTTACCATAACACAATGTTACATTTAGTAACCTAACTTGTAAATTAAGTAACCCTTTGTACTTCAACTTTAATGGATTATTTGTATAACTTACATAACTAAATGATAATGTGATGTAACATTTACGAGTTCCGTAGGAGTTTTGCAAACCATAGAAGATGATGTTATTAGTGGCAAGCATTTACTCTTATAGTAAGTTTTCCATTTTATCACATGTGCCCGAAATTAATTGATACACCCAACTCTTGTGAAACTTGTGATCAAAGTTTCATAGAAATCACTATTAAGATTTTAAAGCATTTTCTTCCTCAATCTGTGAGTTTTTTTAGGCTTCCATTCTAATTCAAGCATTGCTTATCTTATCTGCAATGCAAAGCAATAGGAGAGAAAAGCTAAAATACAAAAGCATCATCTTTGTTTAtgttttgtttggtttgtttAAAACGGGTTTTGATTATTAATATGATAGGATACTAATTTGATCATGTTGTTTGGACAGTTTGTCCTGACAAAGGAAAATTTTTGACAATGGCTTTCTTGTTGATTGGCCCCACAGTTTTTCTTAGGCTTCACTTCACAAATCTGCTGAGACAATGCCTATATATGTTGAGGATGTTCTAGGCCTTTTTTTTCATAAACAAAGTTTACAACTTTCACTTTCCCCGGAAGCATAAGCATTCTCTATAGCTAGGTAACATTCCTAGGTTTATTTCTTAAACTGCAAGAAACATGTTTTCGACATGCATGTTCTCTTTGTCATGATTGTTTGATTATGGATTGATTTTTTCATGATGTGAATTGAAGGTCTTGTGGCTGATTCTTGTATTTTCTTTAGAAGTGTGTTGCGAAGATATGGAAAACTCGGAGAAGGTTGATGCTGGAAACCTCTCAGACTCAGAGGCATGCATTTATGTTATCCATTATTCAGTATTCAACAACTTTTCTTATGTTTGTGTTGTGTTGTCTTATTTAATTTGTTTACTGTATTAACCAAAATGAAACGAATCGGGCACTATTCGTGTTTGCATTCGGTTAAACCGTATTACTCATTTTTTGATGCAACTTTCCTTTTATTTCAGAAGGCAATAAATGCGGTATGTGTTTCCGCTGACGACGAAAACATCATACTAAATCCTCAGTTTGAGGATGGCCTGAATAACTGGACTGGAAGAGGATGCAAGATTGCGTTACACGATTCCATGGGAGATGGGAAAGTCCTCCCGAAATCCGGGAAATTCTTTGCAGCTGCAACCGAGCGCACGCAAAGCTGGAATGGAATTCAGCAAGAGATCACTGGACGAGTGCAGCGCAAACTTGCGTATGAAGTCACTGCTTTAGTTCGGATATTTGGGAACAATGTCAATACTTCTGATCTTCGTGTTACATTGTATGTTCAAAAACCAGATCTTCGAGAGCAGTATATAGGCATTGCCAAGTTAGCATCTCTATCTCTTTTTTCTATCGAAATCACGAATAATTTATATTAGAATGCTCTTAACGTTTCTCTAAATTGCTGAACTGAGTTTTTGTTTACTAAAGTGTGCAGGCGACAAATAAAGATTGGACTCAAATGCAAGGAAAGTTCCTTCTAAATGATTCTCCCTCAAAAGTTATTGTTTATTTTGAAGGTCCTGCTGCAGGCACTGACATTCTTCTAAATAGTTTGGTTATAAAGCATGCTGCGAAAACACCACCTTCGCCACCCCCGGATTTTGAGGTTGAGCTTTCATCATATATTATGCAGTTACTTTAGTTTCTCTTTACACATTCATCATCAATCatgaaattttaaaatttaatagTTGCGTTGATATACTTTTGTTGTATGACCAATTACTTATGCTTCAAGCAACTGAAGAATGTATTTGTTTTCACCAGAATGTTGCTTTCGGGGTTAATATAATTGAGAACAGCAATCTGGATAATGGCACAAACGGGTGGTCTCCGCTTGGTAATTGTACTTTGAGCATTGGAACTGGTTCACCGCGTGTAATTCCACCAATGGCAAGAGACTCTCTCGGCCCTCATGAATCCCTGAGTGGACGCTACATTCTTGTAACCAACCGCACGCAAACATGGATGGGTCCTACTCAGACGATTACTGAGAAATTGAAACTCTATTTAACTTATCAAGTATCTGCTTGGGTCCGGACAAGCTCCGGATCACACGGCCCTCAGAATGTCGGCATTTCGCTTAGCGTTGACGGCCAGTGGGTCAATGGAGGACAAACTGAAGTGGCTGATAGCAGATGGCATGAAATCGGCGGTTCATTTAGAATTGAAAAACAGCCATCTAATGTTTTTGTTTATATTCAAGGTCCTGTCTCTGGAGTCGACTTAATGGTCGCTGGACTTCAAATTTTTCCTGTCGATAGACAGGCAAGGTTTCGATATTTAAGGAAGCAGACAGACAAGGTAACATGATAACATTTTCAAGTTATATGTCATATAAGAATTGACACTATCCGTCTCTCTGTCTATCTGTGTGCAGATCCGTAAACGTGATGTTACATTAAAATTTTCTGGTGTGGACACATGCGAGTATACTTTTGTGAAAGTTAAACAAATAGAGAATGATTTTCCAATTGGATCATGCATCACCCGAACAAATATCGACAACGAAGATTTTGTAGACTTCTTTGTGCAACATTTTAACTGGGCTGTATTCGGTAACGAGTTGAAATGGTTTTGGACAGAGCCACAAAAAGGAAATTTCAACTACAAAGATGCTGATGATATGTTAGACTTGTGTCAAAAATACAAGATCGACATTCGCGGACATTGCATCTTCTGGGAAGTGGATAGCAATGTTCAACAATGGGTCAAATCACTTAACAGAAACGATTTAATGACAGCGGTTCAGAATCGGTTAACAGGTTTATTGGCTCGCTACAAAGGCAAGTTCAAGCACTATGATGTTAACAATGAAATGTTGCATGGTTCATTTTATCAAGACAGACTAGGTAAGGATATAAGGGCAAACATGTTCAAGACTGCGCATCAAGTCGATCCATCTGTTAACCTATTTGTGAATGACTATCACGTCGAAGATGGATGTGACACGAATTCTTCTCCGGAAAAATACATGCAACAGATTCTTGATTTGCAAGACCAAGGTGCCCCGGTTGGGGGAATCGGAATTCAGGGTCACATTGATAGTCCTGTCGGGCCTATTGTTTGTTCTGCGCTCGACAAACTTGCTACTATCGGTCTGCCAATCTGGTTCACCGAGCTTGACGTGTCTTCGACTAATGAATATGTTCGAGGCGATGATTTGGAAGTTATGTTACGCGAAGCTATGGCGCACCCGTCTGTGGACGGTGTAATGCTATGGGGATTCTGGGAATTGTTTATGAGTCGCGACAATGCGCATTTGGTTAATGCAGAAGGTGAAATGAATGAAGCTGGGAGAAGGTTCATTGATCTTAAACAAGAGTGGTTATCTCATAGTCATGGCCATGTTGATGAACAAGGAGAATTCAGCTTCAGAGGATTCAGTGGTATGTATAATGTGGAAGTTGTTACATTGGAAAAGGTAACTTCCAAGACATTTTTTGTTGATAAGGGTGATTCTTCATTGGTGATATCAATTGACTTGTAAGCCTCAAGAACTAGTATTATGTTGTTGAAATGGTATGCATTTTATGATTGTAATTTTTTTCATATGGGTTGATGAAAATAACAAGTTTGTAATGTAAAGATTGATGGAATAAAATAATATTTGTTGGTTTGTTATTAAACTAGTTGCTGGTAATTATGTGTGAAAACTGAAAACTAGGTATTATGTTTTAGTATGAATAAACTAAAAGCACTAATATCTTTTTATAGGCTATTATTATCTAATGAGTATCACTAGTAAAGGTTAAAATACAAATTATTTAAGCTTAATTGTAATTTTTCTTTTAGTTTTGCTACTTCCATTTTATAATCTAGGTTTTTAATCATCGACTCTCTTCCATACACTCAAAATTTAGAAGGAGAGGAATTCAACTTACAAATACACGAGATGTATTATCAACGATCTCCCAGTTGTTTTTGTTGGTCTTCGGGAGGATTCCTCATATGATAGGTTAGGGTTTGTATTAGAGGAAGACACCTTTTtcattttttgagattttttattttttttatttttattttttttatgcTGGTGATGAAAATTGATGAAAGATGAAGATCGGTTAAAATCAATAATTCAAATATTAATGACAaattatatttattaattaaaaagtAATTCGGTTCATGAGTAGCTTTAGTGAAAAATTAttcattaataaaatattattaatattaatgTTATTGAAATTATTATTActaataaaaaattaatttgatTTACATTAGTAATATTAATTtaatatatttaatattaataaaattcaaatttatataaataaaatatttttttaatgaaaatgACATAAATTTAAATTTGATAATGTGGAAATGATGCGTCATCATATTTAGCGTCATTAAAAATTAGTCTCAAATTCAAAACTAAAATCCtgaagaattttttttttaattttttttaaaaatttgtATTTTAAAATAGAGAGACAAAAATATAAACAAGAAAGAAAATAAGAGGACAAAAATTACAATAAACTGATTTTTTAATGataataaaaataacaataataacaaaataataataataataataaattaatatttataaCGCTCTCTTAGTTTATTGAATGAATATCTATCATTCTTaacattaagaaaattatttTAAAGTTATTATTGTTAAGATATTTAAGAAGTGTAAGGATGAGATGGAATTTAAGATTGCCTGATTTTTCTCAATTTTATACTATTTTCTTAAATTTATTCTAATACGATAATGATGGGTGGAAAATTATTGTGCAAGAAATGTAAATGACACGGGACAATTATCATAGCTCTCTTTATCAATCAAGGGTACATCTAATCCTTTcatatcttgaagaatttttCATTATGTTAGATCTTTGTATAAGTCTCACACCAAGACTACTCTTACAATCTTTTAACATAAACGTCGAACGTATGATGGATTTTGAATAAACTCAAATCAAATTGCCTTTACATAAACAAAAAACACTATGGTAGACTTTTAATTACACAAATTCAAAGAACCATTTAGAACACACAAATTATCACCACAACCTTGGTGACAAAGTTACAGCACACTTTTGAATAAACTTAAGAATGTGAATCTTGAATGAATTTCAAGATAAAGTTTGATCTTCTCTTTCAATATATAATTCAATAATATATGAACCTTAAGTGCTCAAAAAAATTGATGAAACTTTTGCAATGATATGAAAACTTATCTAACTAATGGTGCATCTAGTCTCTTCACACCTTGAAGGATTTTTTCACTATGTTAGATCATTGTACAATTCTCACACCAAGACCTCTCTTACGATCTTCTAACATAAACATCAAACCTATGTTGGACTTTAAATCGACTCAATTCAAAGAACTTTTCACAAACACCAAACAATAAGGGTATGTGTGGGTTGGGCCACCCCACAAAACCAGATCAACCCACCCAAAAAAATTCAGAAAAGTGGGTTGGATCGGGTAATTTGGTGGATATGgatttaaaaattaaaaaatccATTAAAAAACGAGTTTTAGGTAAAAGCAGACTCAAACTCAAAAAACTTACTGACCCATTAATCAAATATTTATTATTACAATTTTAATGATTTTGATGAATATTAACTTAGTTGTTGTAATTTTAGTCTCTTGAACATTTATTATTCTAATGAACCATGACTTTAACTAATTTTGGATATTTCACTCTTTGATTATTTTGAAGCTAATATGATTTTATGTCAACAAGTTTAATTTGTTGCTAgtattttatgatgatttttattagttgatgtatcatttattattttatgatgctaaaaaatagtaaaaatatgttatctaatttttttaagaaaataaaaacgTTGAATAATTTTTCTAAAAAATATGACAACTCACTATTTAGTCATATAATATTaataaaacagaaaaataatTTGAGCAACTCACTACCCAACACAACTCAACCCGAAAATTAGTTGCTCCAAGTCGGCTCATTGGTGTAG containing:
- the LOC127087961 gene encoding endo-1,4-beta-xylanase 1 isoform X1, with amino-acid sequence MENSEKVDAGNLSDSEKAINAVCVSADDENIILNPQFEDGLNNWTGRGCKIALHDSMGDGKVLPKSGKFFAAATERTQSWNGIQQEITGRVQRKLAYEVTALVRIFGNNVNTSDLRVTLYVQKPDLREQYIGIANVQATNKDWTQMQGKFLLNDSPSKVIVYFEGPAAGTDILLNSLVIKHAAKTPPSPPPDFENVAFGVNIIENSNLDNGTNGWSPLGNCTLSIGTGSPRVIPPMARDSLGPHESLSGRYILVTNRTQTWMGPTQTITEKLKLYLTYQVSAWVRTSSGSHGPQNVGISLSVDGQWVNGGQTEVADSRWHEIGGSFRIEKQPSNVFVYIQGPVSGVDLMVAGLQIFPVDRQARFRYLRKQTDKIRKRDVTLKFSGVDTCEYTFVKVKQIENDFPIGSCITRTNIDNEDFVDFFVQHFNWAVFGNELKWFWTEPQKGNFNYKDADDMLDLCQKYKIDIRGHCIFWEVDSNVQQWVKSLNRNDLMTAVQNRLTGLLARYKGKFKHYDVNNEMLHGSFYQDRLGKDIRANMFKTAHQVDPSVNLFVNDYHVEDGCDTNSSPEKYMQQILDLQDQGAPVGGIGIQGHIDSPVGPIVCSALDKLATIGLPIWFTELDVSSTNEYVRGDDLEVMLREAMAHPSVDGVMLWGFWELFMSRDNAHLVNAEGEMNEAGRRFIDLKQEWLSHSHGHVDEQGEFSFRGFSGMYNVEVVTLEKVTSKTFFVDKGDSSLVISIDL
- the LOC127087961 gene encoding endo-1,4-beta-xylanase 1 isoform X2, with protein sequence MENSEKVDAGNLSDSEAINAVCVSADDENIILNPQFEDGLNNWTGRGCKIALHDSMGDGKVLPKSGKFFAAATERTQSWNGIQQEITGRVQRKLAYEVTALVRIFGNNVNTSDLRVTLYVQKPDLREQYIGIANVQATNKDWTQMQGKFLLNDSPSKVIVYFEGPAAGTDILLNSLVIKHAAKTPPSPPPDFENVAFGVNIIENSNLDNGTNGWSPLGNCTLSIGTGSPRVIPPMARDSLGPHESLSGRYILVTNRTQTWMGPTQTITEKLKLYLTYQVSAWVRTSSGSHGPQNVGISLSVDGQWVNGGQTEVADSRWHEIGGSFRIEKQPSNVFVYIQGPVSGVDLMVAGLQIFPVDRQARFRYLRKQTDKIRKRDVTLKFSGVDTCEYTFVKVKQIENDFPIGSCITRTNIDNEDFVDFFVQHFNWAVFGNELKWFWTEPQKGNFNYKDADDMLDLCQKYKIDIRGHCIFWEVDSNVQQWVKSLNRNDLMTAVQNRLTGLLARYKGKFKHYDVNNEMLHGSFYQDRLGKDIRANMFKTAHQVDPSVNLFVNDYHVEDGCDTNSSPEKYMQQILDLQDQGAPVGGIGIQGHIDSPVGPIVCSALDKLATIGLPIWFTELDVSSTNEYVRGDDLEVMLREAMAHPSVDGVMLWGFWELFMSRDNAHLVNAEGEMNEAGRRFIDLKQEWLSHSHGHVDEQGEFSFRGFSGMYNVEVVTLEKVTSKTFFVDKGDSSLVISIDL